Proteins co-encoded in one Spirosoma endbachense genomic window:
- a CDS encoding TlpA disulfide reductase family protein encodes MKLNQVAGTAFLTALTSTSLFAQTPAPLREGVWRGVFQAGQETVPFNFEVKAGNSVATTKLYLLNAREREELTDLTQQGDSVFVPIPLYDATLRFKREGADKLTGVYRSNSSGRDLPLTAEYGKTYRFEPGVAPAVNLSGKWDVNIERAPGDVNKTVGVFEQNGSRVTGTILTVTGDYRYLDGQVSGNEFVLSSFSGSSPSVFRGKFTEDGKFAGEFRYVRGGFTATGVKNEKAALPDLYSLTNLKPGYAKLDFTFPDLNGKSVSLNDPKYKNKVVIVTILGSWCPNCIDETAFLAPWYKANRKRGVEIIGLAFERKNDLTFAKTALSRLLKRYDVQYDILFAGIADKKVASEALPALNKVLAFPTTIIIDKKGNVSQIHTGYTGPATGAYYDEYVQEFNSHISQLLGDTPAPQASRQTGK; translated from the coding sequence ATGAAACTCAATCAGGTCGCCGGCACGGCATTCCTCACGGCACTCACCAGTACCAGCCTTTTTGCTCAAACGCCAGCTCCATTACGTGAGGGCGTGTGGCGGGGTGTTTTTCAGGCTGGCCAGGAAACTGTTCCGTTCAATTTTGAAGTGAAAGCTGGTAATTCGGTGGCTACAACAAAGCTTTATCTGCTTAATGCCCGTGAGCGTGAAGAGTTGACCGACCTGACGCAACAGGGAGACTCGGTGTTCGTTCCGATCCCGCTGTATGACGCTACGCTTCGTTTTAAACGAGAAGGAGCGGATAAACTGACGGGCGTATACCGCAGTAACTCAAGTGGCCGTGACCTTCCGTTAACGGCTGAATATGGCAAAACCTACCGGTTTGAACCGGGTGTGGCTCCTGCCGTCAATTTGTCGGGCAAATGGGATGTCAATATTGAGCGGGCCCCCGGTGATGTCAATAAAACGGTTGGTGTATTCGAACAGAATGGTAGCCGAGTTACAGGTACTATTCTAACCGTAACGGGCGATTACCGCTATCTAGACGGTCAGGTATCGGGTAACGAATTTGTGTTGTCTTCGTTTAGTGGCTCGTCGCCGTCCGTTTTTCGGGGAAAGTTTACCGAGGATGGGAAATTCGCGGGTGAATTTCGTTACGTGCGGGGCGGTTTTACCGCAACAGGTGTAAAGAACGAAAAAGCCGCATTGCCGGATCTATATTCTTTGACGAATCTGAAGCCTGGTTATGCTAAACTTGATTTCACATTTCCAGACCTCAACGGTAAATCTGTTTCGCTCAATGATCCGAAATACAAAAATAAAGTCGTGATCGTAACGATTTTAGGTAGCTGGTGTCCAAACTGTATCGATGAAACTGCTTTTCTGGCTCCCTGGTACAAAGCCAACCGAAAGCGGGGAGTTGAAATAATCGGTCTGGCCTTCGAGCGAAAGAATGATCTGACTTTTGCCAAAACCGCCTTATCACGACTGCTTAAGCGGTACGATGTTCAGTACGATATTTTGTTTGCTGGAATAGCGGATAAGAAAGTGGCCTCCGAAGCGCTTCCGGCGCTGAATAAAGTACTCGCTTTCCCCACCACCATTATCATTGATAAAAAAGGCAATGTTAGTCAGATTCATACGGGTTATACGGGCCCGGCTACAGGTGCCTATTACGATGAATATGTGCAGGAGTTCAATAGTCACATCAGCCAGTTGCTTGGCGACACCCCTGCTCCTCAAGCATCCCGGCAAACGGGTAAGTAA
- a CDS encoding redoxin domain-containing protein, producing MTLEFQNELGDFRTFTTKPRQKNVDIQPLKTGDTAPFFSLAGGSGDWRASIFNYPKSGSGQSVSLLDLVAEKPVVISFYCPCWGRYAGPYLDSLIRLNDALQQVGAELVVLSIESPKVLAKQGKNLDFLFAHDADQQVSRQFGVYNEDSPVWDRVSGISDEAFIPAVYVVGPDRQIEYHFLDENFDTPIDIDTIVSHVWALSPVDTDFIDKPVGRQNVYAQGFFALWLLGFLAAAGSQFINP from the coding sequence ATGACACTTGAATTTCAAAATGAACTCGGCGATTTCCGCACATTCACCACAAAGCCACGCCAAAAGAACGTCGATATTCAACCGTTAAAAACAGGAGATACGGCTCCATTTTTCAGTCTGGCGGGCGGTTCGGGCGATTGGCGGGCTTCCATCTTCAATTACCCGAAATCAGGATCCGGTCAATCCGTATCGCTTCTGGATTTAGTGGCCGAAAAGCCGGTAGTCATTAGCTTTTATTGCCCATGCTGGGGGCGTTATGCCGGTCCTTACTTGGATTCGCTGATCCGCCTGAACGATGCCCTTCAGCAAGTTGGCGCTGAATTAGTTGTACTCTCCATCGAATCACCAAAAGTCCTCGCCAAACAGGGTAAAAATCTGGATTTTCTGTTCGCTCATGATGCTGATCAACAAGTGTCGCGTCAATTCGGAGTTTACAACGAAGACAGTCCGGTTTGGGATCGGGTATCAGGCATTTCCGATGAAGCCTTTATTCCGGCCGTGTATGTAGTCGGTCCAGATCGGCAGATCGAATACCATTTTCTGGATGAAAACTTCGATACACCAATCGACATCGATACGATTGTTTCGCATGTTTGGGCCCTGAGCCCGGTGGATACTGACTTTATCGATAAGCCGGTTGGCCGACAGAATGTGTATGCGCAGGGCTTTTTTGCGCTTTGGCTGTTGGGCTTTCTGGCTGCTGCCGGTTCACAATTCATCAATCCCTAA
- a CDS encoding DUF2911 domain-containing protein, translated as MKNLIAVFSLLFALVSLAQAQDKKPPVSPKLTVESPDKNIKIVYGQPSKKGRVIFGPEGSASLEKYGKVWRTGANEATEITFKSDVMFGDKMVKAGTYTLFTIPGEKEWSVLLNSTLGQWGAYDYEKIKGNDVAMIKVPVSMAKTPIEKLTITPSNSSIAIAWDNMTISVPVMKHGS; from the coding sequence ATGAAAAATCTGATTGCAGTCTTTAGTCTCCTGTTTGCCCTGGTATCACTGGCGCAGGCACAGGACAAAAAGCCGCCAGTAAGTCCGAAGTTAACTGTAGAAAGCCCCGATAAGAATATCAAAATTGTATATGGCCAGCCTTCTAAAAAAGGCCGGGTTATTTTCGGACCAGAAGGATCGGCTAGTTTAGAGAAATACGGTAAAGTCTGGCGGACTGGTGCCAATGAAGCTACCGAAATTACGTTCAAAAGCGACGTCATGTTCGGTGACAAAATGGTGAAGGCAGGTACCTACACACTCTTCACCATTCCCGGCGAAAAAGAGTGGAGTGTTTTGCTGAATAGCACACTGGGTCAGTGGGGTGCTTACGACTACGAAAAAATCAAAGGTAACGATGTGGCAATGATAAAGGTACCTGTATCGATGGCTAAAACGCCCATCGAAAAACTGACCATTACGCCCTCTAACAGCAGCATTGCCATTGCCTGGGATAACATGACGATATCAGTGCCGGTAATGAAACACGGCTCGTAA
- a CDS encoding DUF2911 domain-containing protein → MKDLLKCVGALFLSLIFAGHSWGQVKPYTASFIGTMGPDTVFVETYNLINNHLYGKVLFRMFENHVGVFNVHFYPDGTIREFNMMAMDPINSSLPYEAKVAWRFPYNRTMICTNDTCTILISRRDSPQEVVVKQATSSMDFYGGTNPLFSLIEWNCMRLAKSGKQVLGPLTMTNTSAVSNISVRYTGENAMVFGGPFIEYTKIKVDANGRIINTDGTGTAYNFLVTKHAPIDIDELAKRMVKTIGIGDPSPRDTVTASIQKSNISIDYSRPSRRGRKIFGGVVPYDSVWRTGASNATVLSLQHPIQIGKTVLPAGKYSLYTIPGPQSWRLIFNTNTTKWPTDPDRSKDFAQIALQVKSLDTPKDQFTIDIQETKVGGVLKFQWDNVEAYTDFKIIRN, encoded by the coding sequence ATGAAAGATCTCCTTAAATGCGTTGGTGCTTTGTTTCTCTCCTTAATCTTCGCCGGACACAGTTGGGGGCAGGTCAAACCTTATACGGCTTCGTTCATCGGAACTATGGGACCCGACACGGTTTTTGTGGAAACCTACAACCTCATTAACAACCACCTTTACGGGAAAGTACTATTCCGGATGTTTGAAAACCACGTTGGTGTGTTCAACGTGCATTTTTATCCGGACGGTACCATCCGGGAATTCAACATGATGGCGATGGACCCTATCAATAGTTCACTCCCTTATGAGGCCAAAGTAGCCTGGCGATTCCCGTACAACCGTACGATGATTTGTACCAATGATACCTGCACGATTTTAATTTCCAGAAGAGATAGTCCGCAGGAAGTCGTTGTTAAGCAAGCTACCAGCAGCATGGATTTTTATGGTGGCACCAATCCGCTATTCTCCCTGATCGAATGGAATTGCATGCGGCTGGCTAAATCCGGTAAACAAGTACTCGGACCGCTTACCATGACCAATACCAGTGCAGTAAGTAACATTAGTGTTCGTTATACCGGAGAGAACGCAATGGTTTTTGGAGGGCCTTTTATTGAATATACAAAAATCAAGGTAGACGCTAATGGTAGAATTATCAACACAGATGGCACAGGTACCGCCTATAATTTCCTGGTGACGAAGCATGCACCTATTGATATTGACGAATTAGCTAAACGCATGGTCAAAACGATTGGCATTGGAGATCCTTCGCCCAGAGATACCGTGACGGCAAGCATTCAGAAAAGCAATATAAGTATTGATTACAGCAGACCCTCCAGGCGAGGACGCAAAATCTTTGGCGGTGTGGTCCCGTATGATTCGGTTTGGCGTACGGGGGCAAGTAATGCCACTGTTTTAAGCTTACAGCATCCCATTCAGATTGGAAAAACAGTACTCCCCGCCGGAAAATATAGTCTTTACACCATACCTGGTCCTCAGTCTTGGCGCTTAATCTTCAATACAAACACAACAAAATGGCCTACTGACCCTGATAGAAGCAAGGATTTCGCCCAGATCGCTCTCCAGGTGAAAAGTCTGGACACGCCCAAAGATCAGTTTACGATTGATATTCAGGAGACCAAAGTAGGTGGCGTACTAAAATTTCAGTGGGACAATGTAGAAGCTTATACCGACTTTAAAATAATCAGGAATTAG
- a CDS encoding DinB family protein, which produces MKLPSRRSFLKQGTTACALSPFLVAELPPSALDDEFSLKEVHLLQGMSGWEYKSLWGNLKGITEKEADWKPNPESNSVRWVVGHLCWFEEWVADAIENKGRYLTDKKPVSIVEPTMEAMKARFDAAKARSTRLIEGLTAETWTRKVIFVGRVEVPIFNLIQSLVSHTAGHRYQVRYIRGTYSRVFHITNKADFDPW; this is translated from the coding sequence ATGAAACTACCTTCACGACGTTCGTTCCTAAAACAGGGCACCACCGCCTGCGCTCTTTCGCCCTTTCTGGTAGCAGAACTACCCCCGTCTGCTCTGGATGATGAATTTTCCCTCAAAGAGGTCCACTTACTTCAAGGTATGAGTGGCTGGGAGTATAAATCGCTTTGGGGAAATTTAAAAGGAATTACAGAAAAGGAAGCCGACTGGAAGCCCAATCCTGAATCAAATTCTGTGCGGTGGGTAGTGGGACATCTGTGCTGGTTTGAAGAATGGGTAGCTGATGCCATCGAAAACAAGGGCCGTTACCTGACTGATAAAAAGCCTGTGTCAATCGTAGAGCCGACTATGGAAGCGATGAAAGCGCGGTTTGATGCGGCCAAAGCCCGCTCAACACGGCTGATCGAAGGCTTGACTGCGGAGACGTGGACTCGGAAAGTTATTTTCGTTGGTCGTGTTGAGGTACCTATTTTTAATTTGATTCAGTCCCTTGTTTCGCATACAGCTGGACACCGGTATCAGGTTCGGTATATTCGCGGAACCTACAGTCGGGTTTTCCACATCACCAATAAAGCCGATTTTGACCCTTGGTGA
- a CDS encoding response regulator, which produces MNKNGPVIVIEDDEDDQLLLQLVFQKLNYPNKVVYFPDGQQALEFLETTPEVPFLILSDINMPKLDGFALREKLHSDAQLSLKCIPYLFFSTAVDQRMVIDAYSLSVQGFFIKQSSLAELEKTITAIMEYWKRCAAPNNF; this is translated from the coding sequence ATGAATAAGAACGGACCCGTCATCGTCATCGAAGATGATGAAGATGACCAACTGTTATTACAGCTGGTCTTCCAGAAACTGAACTACCCCAACAAAGTCGTTTATTTCCCCGATGGCCAGCAAGCCCTGGAGTTTTTAGAAACAACCCCTGAAGTACCCTTTCTGATCTTATCCGACATAAACATGCCTAAATTGGATGGGTTTGCACTCCGGGAAAAACTTCATTCCGATGCTCAACTAAGCTTAAAGTGCATCCCTTATCTTTTTTTCTCAACGGCGGTTGATCAACGGATGGTAATTGATGCTTACAGCCTATCGGTGCAAGGTTTCTTTATCAAGCAGTCGAGTCTGGCCGAGTTAGAAAAAACGATTACGGCCATTATGGAGTATTGGAAGCGTTGTGCGGCCCCGAATAACTTTTGA
- a CDS encoding alpha/beta fold hydrolase, protein MLAANPKDSPEEVLAYGGNRMDTWDLANSFAPGGSGGKFGKYFTRGKFTVNEAVSKQLATIPEPSKHYAFLAPLVRDHLNQYWRSVFPRITVPVLMLSGDISLATTVESNEWMKRTIKNGTWVRFSEQEYGTHFLLQNASPKANDAIIKFLETR, encoded by the coding sequence ATGTTAGCCGCCAATCCTAAAGACTCTCCTGAGGAAGTACTTGCCTATGGTGGCAATCGAATGGACACCTGGGATTTAGCTAATTCCTTTGCGCCTGGAGGATCAGGCGGTAAATTCGGGAAGTATTTTACTCGTGGTAAATTTACTGTCAATGAGGCCGTTAGTAAACAATTGGCTACAATTCCAGAACCGTCAAAACACTATGCGTTTTTAGCGCCCCTGGTACGGGATCATCTGAATCAGTATTGGCGCAGTGTGTTTCCCCGGATCACGGTTCCCGTACTCATGCTAAGTGGCGATATCTCTCTTGCAACGACCGTAGAGAGCAATGAATGGATGAAACGTACTATCAAAAACGGCACCTGGGTTCGCTTCTCGGAGCAGGAATATGGCACACATTTTCTGCTTCAAAATGCATCCCCAAAGGCGAACGATGCCATTATCAAATTTTTAGAGACTCGCTAA
- a CDS encoding alpha/beta fold hydrolase, which translates to MKNAHFAGFSSHYFLTSDGVKLHYIHKGAGKPLIMVHGWSGTVKDFAMYALPLSKHFSVYMIEMRGHGYSDAPTYGARMSRLSADLHEFITTLNLKKTKLMGFSMGPVYSGVIWNCLEKTPLTN; encoded by the coding sequence TTGAAAAATGCCCATTTCGCCGGATTTAGTAGTCATTATTTTCTCACATCGGATGGGGTAAAACTGCATTATATTCATAAAGGAGCGGGTAAGCCGCTGATTATGGTTCATGGATGGAGCGGAACCGTGAAGGATTTCGCTATGTATGCGCTGCCGTTAAGTAAACACTTTTCGGTCTACATGATTGAGATGCGCGGGCATGGGTATTCCGATGCCCCTACATACGGGGCCAGGATGTCCCGTCTGTCTGCCGATTTACATGAATTTATCACTACCCTGAATCTCAAAAAAACCAAATTGATGGGCTTTTCCATGGGGCCAGTGTACTCTGGGGTTATCTGGAACTGTTTGGAGAAAACACCGTTGACAAACTGA
- a CDS encoding SDR family NAD(P)-dependent oxidoreductase, with translation MTIKVAIVTGAARGIGLATTKLFLEDSWRVAMVDCDDEELQKASNALPGTVPIYCDVSKPDMVQEMVSRVLDAFGRIDALINNAGVAMFTPLEKTDFDTWRTIMATNLDGVFLCTQTAIPALKESRGAVVNIASISGLRASTLRVAYGTSKAAVIHLTKQLAVELGDYGVRVNCVSPGPVKTKLAEAVHSPEIIKAYYDGIPLNRSATEQDIAETVVFLCSTKASYITGQMIAVDGGFDASGIGLPALRISRQ, from the coding sequence ATGACAATCAAAGTTGCCATTGTAACCGGAGCAGCCCGAGGGATCGGCCTAGCAACAACCAAATTATTTTTGGAGGATAGTTGGCGTGTTGCTATGGTCGATTGTGATGACGAAGAATTACAAAAAGCATCGAATGCACTGCCAGGAACAGTACCAATCTATTGTGACGTGTCTAAGCCGGATATGGTTCAGGAAATGGTGTCAAGGGTACTCGATGCCTTCGGGCGCATTGATGCCCTTATCAATAATGCCGGGGTCGCTATGTTCACACCGCTTGAAAAAACGGATTTTGACACGTGGCGAACGATTATGGCAACCAATTTAGATGGTGTTTTTCTTTGTACACAGACCGCTATACCGGCTTTGAAAGAAAGCCGGGGAGCGGTGGTCAATATAGCCTCCATTTCCGGGCTCCGAGCCAGTACTCTACGAGTCGCCTATGGCACCTCAAAAGCTGCCGTTATTCATCTGACCAAGCAACTGGCCGTCGAACTGGGGGATTATGGCGTACGGGTAAACTGCGTATCACCGGGTCCTGTAAAAACTAAGTTAGCGGAAGCGGTCCATTCCCCTGAAATTATTAAAGCTTATTACGACGGTATTCCATTGAATCGCTCGGCGACTGAACAGGATATTGCCGAAACGGTCGTCTTTCTGTGTTCTACAAAGGCTTCCTATATTACCGGACAGATGATTGCCGTTGACGGAGGGTTCGATGCTTCGGGTATTGGTCTACCAGCCCTTCGAATATCAAGACAATAA
- a CDS encoding response regulator, producing MKLFPILVIDDDPLLTDVVVRSAKKGFPEATFTHMLTATEAISYIKNLNGQGPKLIILDLNLSDTLSGFDFLTFLQGHSQARLVPVIVLTVSQASEDIEEAYQLGGTSFTNKPFSSQEWIIYFDVLRNYWYKTAKMPDIVFHKVE from the coding sequence TTGAAACTGTTCCCCATTCTTGTCATTGATGATGATCCATTGCTTACTGATGTTGTAGTCCGAAGTGCCAAAAAAGGATTCCCGGAAGCAACTTTCACGCATATGCTTACAGCCACAGAAGCTATAAGTTATATCAAAAACCTGAATGGACAGGGGCCTAAGTTAATTATTCTGGATTTAAACCTCAGCGATACGCTGAGTGGATTTGACTTTCTAACTTTTTTGCAAGGCCATTCGCAAGCTCGGTTGGTGCCCGTAATTGTCCTTACCGTCAGTCAGGCATCTGAGGATATAGAAGAAGCCTATCAACTCGGGGGGACGTCCTTTACCAACAAACCCTTTAGTTCTCAGGAGTGGATCATCTATTTTGATGTCTTACGGAACTACTGGTATAAGACGGCAAAGATGCCTGATATCGTATTCCATAAAGTCGAGTAA
- a CDS encoding GDCCVxC domain-containing (seleno)protein, protein MTVITESVITCPNCGHQAAEVMPTDACTYFYECTSCQMLLKPLAGDCCVFCSYGSAKCPPIQEQKSCCA, encoded by the coding sequence ATGACCGTAATAACTGAATCAGTGATTACATGCCCGAATTGTGGTCACCAGGCAGCGGAGGTAATGCCGACTGACGCTTGTACCTATTTTTATGAATGCACATCCTGCCAAATGCTTTTAAAGCCGCTTGCGGGCGACTGTTGCGTATTCTGTTCGTATGGATCGGCAAAATGCCCGCCTATTCAAGAACAAAAGAGCTGTTGCGCCTGA
- a CDS encoding ISAon1 family transposase N-terminal region protein — MESFLPLVEYLLPEFILTYYQLTRVEHALEVLHLYLEEKNYDESAKPKDQLLSKGFLPEMTIHDFSIRDKRVFLHIKRRRWPPWHGSIPERAE, encoded by the coding sequence TTGGAAAGTTTCTTGCCCTTAGTCGAATACCTCTTACCAGAGTTTATCTTAACATACTACCAATTAACTCGTGTCGAACACGCTTTAGAAGTACTTCATCTATATCTGGAGGAGAAAAACTACGACGAGTCGGCTAAGCCCAAAGACCAGTTGTTATCCAAAGGCTTTCTGCCAGAAATGACTATCCATGACTTCTCCATTCGAGACAAACGGGTATTTCTGCACATCAAACGCCGACGTTGGCCACCGTGGCACGGCTCAATTCCAGAACGGGCCGAGTAG
- a CDS encoding DUF6790 family protein, which produces MEHQIQTKSNNMYLITVILLMFVLPLSSILVELSFTNSSLPIMNLTGKWFLFWAVGMRLFTAGIRQAVNPAFTAKDIFHLTTQESYVIVKELGFANICLGLVAILSLFVPPSRLIAACAGGLFFGIAGTTHLLKKPVSSNEWIAMISDIFISVVMLVFILFCFWTSYIAE; this is translated from the coding sequence ATGGAACATCAAATTCAAACTAAATCCAATAATATGTATTTGATCACCGTCATTTTGTTAATGTTTGTTCTACCCCTTAGTTCAATTTTGGTCGAGCTTTCCTTTACTAACTCCTCACTTCCAATTATGAACTTGACGGGGAAGTGGTTTTTGTTTTGGGCGGTGGGAATGCGGCTATTTACAGCAGGAATCAGACAAGCGGTAAATCCTGCTTTTACGGCAAAAGATATCTTTCACCTAACTACTCAAGAAAGTTATGTAATTGTCAAAGAGCTTGGCTTTGCCAACATTTGTCTAGGTCTGGTGGCGATACTTTCATTGTTTGTGCCGCCATCTCGTCTTATAGCGGCCTGCGCGGGTGGCCTTTTCTTTGGGATTGCAGGGACAACTCACCTCCTCAAGAAGCCAGTTAGCTCGAATGAATGGATCGCGATGATTTCAGACATTTTTATTTCTGTTGTTATGCTAGTTTTTATACTATTTTGTTTCTGGACGAGCTATATAGCTGAGTAG